In one window of Myxococcales bacterium DNA:
- a CDS encoding 6-phosphofructokinase — MTLAQGDRIGLVTSGGDAPGMNAALRGAARVALELGFEPVGIEEGYEGLLSGAVVPLDLRALDDASRRGGTMLGTARSKTFPTPEGQARARVVIENQRLAGLVIIGGNGSLTGARSLVGANTASGRPLVVAGVPASIDNDLAYSSMSIGVDTAMNTIVEACDRILDTAAAHRRTFLVEVMGRDSGYLAMTAGVAAGADAVIVREMGKDEDGIVEHVVRTMRRAYVGNAHKRRVLVLKAENVDLDIARLKERVDARIKGELKDVDTRVTVLGHVVRGGTPTAFDRLLGARLANAAIRGLAAGQTDFMAGWLGPGVPGTPTAFDPYVVLSPLEEVLRETERMMRGESALAAWRKKIYQEVESILNR; from the coding sequence ATGACGCTCGCTCAAGGGGATCGCATCGGCCTAGTGACCAGTGGCGGCGATGCGCCGGGCATGAACGCCGCGTTGCGCGGGGCGGCCCGCGTGGCCCTTGAGCTTGGCTTCGAGCCGGTGGGCATCGAGGAAGGCTACGAAGGGCTCCTCTCCGGGGCCGTCGTTCCGCTCGACCTCCGCGCCCTCGACGACGCCTCGCGACGCGGCGGCACGATGCTCGGCACCGCGCGCAGCAAGACCTTCCCGACGCCGGAAGGGCAAGCGCGCGCACGCGTCGTCATCGAAAACCAGCGCCTCGCGGGTCTCGTGATCATTGGCGGCAACGGCTCGCTCACGGGCGCGCGGTCCCTCGTGGGCGCGAACACCGCGAGCGGGCGGCCGTTGGTCGTCGCCGGCGTGCCCGCATCCATCGACAACGACCTCGCCTACTCGTCGATGTCGATCGGCGTCGATACGGCGATGAACACCATCGTCGAGGCCTGCGACCGCATTCTCGACACGGCGGCGGCTCATCGCCGAACGTTCCTTGTGGAGGTGATGGGCCGCGACTCGGGCTACCTCGCCATGACGGCGGGCGTGGCGGCGGGCGCCGACGCCGTCATTGTGCGGGAGATGGGCAAGGACGAAGACGGCATCGTCGAGCACGTCGTCCGGACAATGCGGCGGGCTTACGTCGGCAACGCTCACAAGAGGCGCGTCTTGGTCCTCAAAGCAGAGAACGTTGATCTCGACATCGCACGACTCAAAGAGCGTGTCGACGCGCGCATCAAAGGCGAGCTCAAGGATGTCGACACGCGCGTCACCGTGCTCGGTCACGTGGTGCGAGGCGGAACGCCGACGGCCTTCGACCGCTTGCTCGGTGCAAGGCTCGCGAACGCGGCGATCCGAGGTCTGGCGGCAGGCCAAACGGACTTCATGGCCGGCTGGCTCGGGCCTGGCGTACCGGGCACTCCAACGGCCTTTGATCCGTACGTGGTCCTCTCGCCGCTCGAGGAGGTGCTCCGCGAGACGGAGCGGATGATGCGCGGCGAGTCGGCCCTCGCGGCGTGGCGGAAGAAGATCTACCAAGAGGTGGAGTCGATCTTGAATCGGTAG
- a CDS encoding FKBP-type peptidyl-prolyl cis-trans isomerase produces the protein MNDLQMETLRPGSGAEAKQGDNVTVHYVGTLTDGSKFDSSRDRGKGFSFPLGGGRVIKGWDQGVAGMKIGELRKLTIPPHLAYGDRGFPPVIPPGSTLVFEVELLSVG, from the coding sequence ATGAACGACCTTCAAATGGAAACGCTTCGACCCGGCTCCGGCGCTGAAGCGAAACAGGGCGACAACGTCACCGTGCACTACGTCGGCACGCTTACCGACGGCTCGAAGTTCGATAGCTCCCGCGATCGCGGCAAGGGCTTCTCGTTCCCGCTGGGCGGTGGTCGCGTGATCAAAGGTTGGGACCAAGGTGTCGCGGGCATGAAGATCGGCGAGCTGCGAAAGCTCACGATTCCGCCGCATCTCGCCTATGGCGACCGCGGCTTTCCGCCGGTCATCCCGCCGGGCTCCACGCTCGTCTTCGAAGTCGAGCTGCTCAGCGTCGGATGA
- a CDS encoding methyltransferase: MTEGAGGGDDARAFILAHTAKARAPLVPELILHLASEATPLWKATEAWLHDRGIEPPYWAFAWAGGQALARYVLDTPAMVEGRTVVDVGTGSGLVAIAAKRAGAARVIALDRDPMALVATTLNAEANDESVETRLATHARDVDADVILAGDVFYDRHESPKLLADLTEAARRGALVVVGCPGRVASPLAATLLRAVEVPDSLELEGKESVVSRVMRLSA, translated from the coding sequence ATGACGGAGGGCGCGGGCGGCGGCGACGACGCTCGCGCGTTCATCCTCGCGCACACGGCGAAGGCAAGAGCGCCGCTGGTCCCCGAGCTCATCTTGCACCTGGCGAGCGAGGCCACGCCCTTGTGGAAGGCAACGGAAGCGTGGCTCCACGACCGCGGCATCGAGCCGCCGTATTGGGCCTTCGCGTGGGCGGGCGGCCAAGCGCTCGCGCGGTACGTCCTCGATACGCCGGCGATGGTGGAAGGGCGCACCGTCGTCGACGTGGGCACCGGCAGCGGCCTCGTCGCCATCGCGGCGAAGCGCGCAGGGGCGGCCCGCGTGATTGCCCTCGACCGCGATCCCATGGCGCTCGTGGCCACGACCCTGAACGCGGAGGCAAACGACGAATCCGTCGAGACGCGGCTCGCCACGCACGCGCGAGACGTGGACGCCGACGTCATCCTGGCGGGCGACGTCTTCTACGACCGGCACGAGAGCCCGAAGCTCCTGGCCGACCTCACAGAGGCGGCGCGCCGCGGAGCGCTCGTCGTGGTCGGCTGTCCGGGTCGCGTGGCGTCGCCTTTGGCCGCAACGTTGCTCCGTGCCGTCGAGGTACCGGACTCGCTGGAGCTCGAAGGAAAAGAGAGCGTCGTGAGCCGTGTCATGCGCCTCTCGGCCTGA
- a CDS encoding DUF1565 domain-containing protein: MRRLLGLLGSARSRSSVVILVASAGVGGACGGTNAADITGGDPPAEGTDAGLTDGGLAEGGSSVDGSGSADSSAIDSGGGDGGSGDGAPDALCPDADGDGVTTCGGDCNDADATNFPGNGEICGDAKDNNCNAQADEGCGGLGTYVSIAKGNDANPGTQAQPVKTIAKGIAQAKAIGGAQTVFVAAGTYNESVDLSEGISLHGGYACALASCPWTRDTKVNLTTIQSQRPEGIVANQTITSATALDGFDVRGEDQGGGGTAESRGITCAGGTPTIRGNSITGGSVPAGAANRTSGIVVIAPSNDQATGVVIQRNVIQGALVTTGSSFGVLLVRPGATNPAIARIAKNQVRGGIVTTAGYSAGVVLSGSGANTAIVDNDIVAGSVTGTARTFGIRAQSPATIDKNRINADATRGSCAQGALAFCGGGIETGGTQLVITNNVVFGVNALGTSALLITNAEAAASTDIVVNGNYLDGGGTSVATPNSASAAIALRIAGGTNAVVGKIRNNILMGGRNESRYGVFEAHVLGKTCHPQAFDHNAVFFALASVAGTDVVYHSDDGSAGSGADLTLAQLQASGTSIANPTPSGNLNQDCGATLDGHLNAGSACANAGTATEAPAKDMDGEARPKGATLDIGADEVQ; this comes from the coding sequence ATGAGACGCTTGCTTGGACTCCTTGGCTCGGCGCGTAGCCGTTCGTCGGTCGTCATTCTTGTCGCGTCGGCGGGAGTCGGCGGCGCTTGCGGCGGCACCAACGCCGCCGACATCACGGGCGGCGACCCTCCCGCCGAAGGGACCGACGCGGGGCTCACGGACGGTGGGCTCGCAGAAGGTGGCAGCAGCGTCGACGGGAGCGGGAGCGCCGACTCGAGCGCCATCGACAGCGGCGGCGGCGATGGCGGCAGCGGCGACGGGGCGCCCGACGCGCTCTGTCCCGACGCCGACGGCGATGGCGTGACGACGTGCGGGGGCGATTGCAACGACGCCGACGCGACGAACTTCCCCGGAAACGGCGAGATTTGCGGCGACGCGAAGGACAACAACTGCAACGCGCAAGCAGACGAGGGCTGCGGCGGCCTCGGCACCTACGTGTCCATCGCCAAGGGCAACGACGCCAATCCGGGGACGCAGGCGCAGCCGGTCAAGACCATCGCCAAGGGCATCGCCCAAGCGAAGGCGATCGGTGGCGCGCAGACGGTGTTCGTGGCCGCGGGCACTTACAACGAGAGCGTCGACCTAAGTGAGGGCATCAGCCTCCACGGTGGCTACGCCTGCGCGCTCGCGAGCTGTCCGTGGACCCGCGACACGAAAGTGAACTTGACGACGATTCAGAGCCAGCGCCCCGAGGGCATCGTCGCGAACCAGACCATCACGAGCGCGACGGCGCTCGATGGTTTTGACGTCCGCGGAGAAGACCAGGGCGGAGGCGGCACCGCCGAGTCGCGCGGGATCACCTGCGCCGGCGGCACACCGACGATTCGCGGCAACTCGATCACCGGCGGCAGCGTCCCCGCAGGGGCCGCCAACCGCACCAGCGGCATCGTCGTCATCGCCCCGTCGAACGATCAGGCGACCGGCGTGGTGATCCAGAGAAACGTCATTCAGGGTGCACTCGTCACGACGGGCAGCTCGTTCGGAGTGCTCCTCGTTCGCCCCGGCGCGACGAACCCGGCCATCGCGCGCATCGCGAAAAACCAGGTCCGCGGAGGAATCGTCACCACAGCCGGCTACTCGGCGGGCGTGGTGCTGAGCGGGAGCGGAGCGAACACGGCGATCGTCGACAACGACATCGTCGCGGGAAGCGTGACCGGTACGGCGCGAACCTTCGGGATAAGGGCCCAGAGCCCCGCCACCATCGACAAGAACCGCATCAACGCCGACGCGACGCGTGGCAGCTGCGCGCAGGGCGCCCTCGCCTTCTGCGGTGGCGGCATCGAGACCGGCGGCACGCAGCTCGTCATCACGAACAACGTGGTCTTCGGCGTCAACGCCCTCGGGACCTCGGCTCTCCTCATCACCAACGCCGAGGCCGCCGCGTCGACCGACATCGTCGTCAACGGCAACTACCTCGACGGCGGCGGCACGAGCGTCGCGACCCCAAACTCGGCGAGCGCTGCCATCGCGCTGCGCATCGCCGGCGGCACCAACGCCGTCGTAGGGAAGATCCGCAACAACATCCTGATGGGAGGGCGCAACGAGAGCCGGTACGGCGTCTTCGAGGCGCACGTGCTGGGCAAGACGTGCCACCCGCAGGCGTTCGATCACAACGCCGTCTTCTTCGCGCTGGCGAGCGTCGCGGGCACGGACGTCGTGTACCACTCCGACGACGGAAGCGCGGGCAGCGGGGCCGACCTCACACTCGCGCAGCTTCAAGCGTCGGGCACGTCGATCGCCAACCCCACGCCGTCGGGCAACTTGAACCAAGACTGCGGCGCCACTCTCGACGGGCACCTCAACGCCGGCTCGGCCTGCGCGAACGCGGGCACGGCGACGGAAGCACCCGCCAAAGACATGGATGGCGAAGCGCGCCCGAAGGGTGCGACCCTCGACATCGGAGCCGACGAGGTGCAGTAG
- a CDS encoding ATP-dependent DNA ligase produces the protein MRSLTRALDTASATRSRIDKVAAIATALAEAAARGEGDLAVCARILAGRLTAPSDGSPLGVGGSIVVEAASLVRGVPEAWIAARARQLGDLGDAVAELVGAETHEARRRTAHHVDVPDARQLRLSGEPDQWTLPPEAERHRGLPLRDVAEIAEALARAPARESKTDLVAVAIARTTARESRYFVKALLGELRVGVRGGVLEEAIAKAFDASLDEVRAASTVETDPGALAILAARGTLAAARARVFSPIAFMLASPEEDVAAPVDVALTVVEDKLDGVRAQLHAEGGVVRLFARGQGDVAHSFPEIVAAFRGAAGPMVLDGEVLAISGDQRPRPFQALQPRLGRTAPEASLVLEVPVRYFAFDILMDGESLLAEPWQARRERLEARLRDVASVAASVLPFTKLSSDRPFEEALSEAYDAARARGHEGVVIKRVDAPYEAGRRGAAWRKVKRAFATLDVVVTAAERGHGRRAAVLSDYTFGVWRDGELVDVGKAYSGLTDAEIVSLTERIEALTVERRGALHKVKPSIVLEVAFDGVQRSKRHPSGFALRFPRIARIRDDKRPEDANDIHVVEGLFAAQVASGHREEEPEVDEGKSPPRRPRRRRHGGDSQMGLFAARATGDDD, from the coding sequence GTGCGCTCCCTGACACGGGCCCTCGATACGGCTTCGGCGACGCGATCGCGCATCGACAAGGTCGCCGCCATCGCCACAGCGCTCGCCGAGGCCGCCGCCCGCGGCGAGGGAGATCTCGCGGTCTGCGCACGTATCCTCGCAGGTCGCCTCACCGCTCCATCGGACGGCAGTCCGCTCGGCGTGGGAGGCTCGATCGTCGTCGAAGCCGCGAGCCTCGTCCGCGGAGTCCCCGAGGCCTGGATCGCGGCGCGTGCCCGTCAGCTCGGCGATCTCGGCGACGCCGTCGCGGAGCTCGTGGGCGCCGAGACGCACGAAGCCCGGCGCCGCACCGCGCACCACGTCGACGTGCCCGACGCGCGTCAGCTCCGCCTAAGCGGTGAGCCCGACCAATGGACCCTTCCGCCGGAGGCCGAGCGGCATCGCGGCTTGCCGCTGCGCGACGTCGCGGAGATCGCCGAGGCCTTGGCCCGCGCGCCAGCCCGCGAATCGAAGACCGATCTCGTCGCCGTGGCCATTGCCCGAACGACGGCGCGCGAGAGCCGGTACTTCGTCAAGGCCCTCCTCGGTGAGCTGCGCGTGGGCGTCCGCGGCGGTGTCCTCGAAGAGGCCATCGCGAAAGCCTTCGATGCCTCCCTCGACGAAGTCCGCGCTGCGTCGACCGTTGAGACCGATCCTGGCGCGTTGGCCATTCTGGCCGCTCGCGGCACCCTCGCTGCAGCGCGCGCGCGCGTCTTCAGCCCCATTGCGTTCATGTTGGCCTCGCCGGAGGAGGACGTTGCCGCGCCCGTCGACGTGGCGTTGACCGTCGTGGAAGACAAGCTCGATGGCGTGCGTGCGCAGCTTCATGCGGAAGGCGGCGTGGTTCGCCTCTTCGCCCGCGGGCAAGGAGATGTAGCCCATTCGTTCCCGGAGATCGTGGCCGCGTTTCGCGGCGCGGCCGGTCCGATGGTCCTCGACGGTGAGGTGCTCGCGATCTCTGGCGACCAGCGGCCGCGGCCCTTTCAGGCGCTTCAGCCGCGGCTCGGTCGCACGGCCCCGGAAGCGTCCCTCGTGCTCGAGGTTCCCGTGCGCTACTTCGCCTTCGACATCTTGATGGATGGCGAGAGCCTCCTCGCCGAGCCGTGGCAAGCGCGCCGCGAGCGACTCGAAGCACGCCTTCGCGACGTCGCGTCGGTGGCGGCGAGCGTGCTCCCCTTCACCAAACTGTCTTCGGATCGGCCCTTCGAGGAAGCGCTATCCGAAGCGTACGATGCGGCGCGCGCCCGCGGTCATGAGGGTGTGGTCATCAAGCGCGTCGATGCGCCCTACGAAGCGGGGCGGCGCGGGGCCGCTTGGCGCAAGGTCAAACGCGCCTTCGCGACGCTCGATGTCGTGGTCACGGCGGCCGAACGAGGCCACGGTCGGCGCGCCGCTGTGCTCTCCGACTACACCTTCGGCGTTTGGCGCGACGGCGAGCTTGTCGATGTCGGAAAGGCCTACAGCGGGTTGACCGACGCGGAGATCGTGTCGCTCACGGAGCGCATCGAGGCGCTCACGGTTGAGCGCCGCGGAGCCCTTCACAAGGTGAAGCCTTCCATCGTCCTTGAGGTTGCCTTCGACGGCGTGCAGCGTTCGAAGCGTCATCCGAGCGGCTTCGCCCTGCGCTTCCCGCGCATCGCCCGCATTCGCGATGACAAGCGACCGGAAGACGCCAACGACATTCACGTCGTCGAAGGGCTCTTCGCCGCCCAGGTGGCGAGCGGTCATCGCGAGGAGGAGCCCGAGGTCGACGAAGGCAAGTCGCCGCCGCGTCGGCCACGCCGAAGGCGCCATGGCGGTGACTCGCAAATGGGACTCTTCGCTGCGAGAGCCACCGGCGACGACGATTGA
- a CDS encoding serine/threonine protein kinase: protein MASFARVVFVISGVMFGMSLLLEATTSHHRSFERNFTEPSRLVHIGAMALAFATWRVGRLSTAALPTLEALDAATTIVLCLCWAMLGVTLPRTEAVEFSMILATTYTVVARSVVVPSTFRRTLWISGAAVTPTAIVMGARGMGFAPTASERQVRTFMLFAVLWCGVAVITAALNSRQIYGLRAKISEIGKLGQYTLEQKLGEGGMGVVFRATHAMLRRPAAIKLLPPDRAGEHDLARFEREVQLTSRLAHPNTVSIFDFGRAADGTFYYVMEYLDGVDLERLVEVDGPLDGPRAIHILMQAAGALAEAHALGLVHRDIKPANIMLTTRADEPDVVKVVDFGLAKTVVREGDVGLSKENTITGTPTYLSPEAITTPDGVDAQSDLYALGAVAYFLLTGKVVFEGRTVIEVCTKHLVETPTSLSERAGKPIAADLEQLVLSCLAKPRDARPASAVALKEALAACSDRARYDVDAAKEWWRVHGATLQDRARAQDRRPSAIATMAIDLRGREGELA, encoded by the coding sequence GTGGCCAGCTTCGCACGCGTCGTCTTCGTCATCTCAGGCGTCATGTTCGGTATGTCGCTCTTGCTCGAGGCGACGACCAGTCATCATCGCAGCTTCGAGAGAAACTTCACGGAACCGAGTCGACTGGTGCACATCGGGGCCATGGCACTCGCCTTCGCGACGTGGCGAGTGGGGAGGCTCTCCACCGCAGCCCTCCCGACGCTCGAAGCGCTCGACGCCGCCACGACCATCGTGCTCTGCCTGTGCTGGGCGATGCTCGGCGTGACGCTCCCGCGGACCGAGGCCGTCGAGTTTTCCATGATCCTCGCCACGACGTACACAGTCGTGGCGCGCTCCGTTGTCGTCCCGAGCACTTTCCGCCGGACGCTGTGGATCAGTGGCGCAGCGGTGACGCCGACAGCCATCGTCATGGGCGCCCGCGGCATGGGCTTCGCTCCGACGGCGAGCGAGCGCCAGGTGCGGACCTTCATGCTCTTCGCGGTGCTCTGGTGCGGCGTGGCGGTCATCACGGCGGCGCTCAACTCGCGTCAGATCTACGGCCTGCGGGCGAAGATTAGCGAGATCGGCAAGCTCGGTCAGTACACGTTGGAGCAAAAGCTCGGCGAAGGCGGCATGGGCGTCGTGTTCCGCGCGACGCACGCGATGCTGCGACGACCGGCCGCCATCAAGCTCCTTCCGCCTGATCGCGCAGGCGAACACGATCTGGCACGTTTCGAGCGCGAAGTTCAGCTCACGAGTCGACTGGCTCATCCGAACACCGTCTCGATCTTCGACTTCGGGCGCGCCGCCGACGGCACGTTCTACTACGTGATGGAGTACCTCGACGGCGTCGACCTCGAGCGGCTGGTCGAGGTGGATGGCCCCCTCGACGGGCCGCGAGCGATTCACATCCTCATGCAGGCTGCCGGAGCGCTGGCGGAAGCGCACGCCCTTGGCCTCGTGCATCGCGACATCAAGCCTGCCAACATCATGCTCACGACGCGGGCCGACGAGCCCGACGTAGTGAAGGTCGTCGACTTCGGCTTGGCGAAGACCGTCGTGAGGGAAGGCGACGTCGGGCTGTCGAAGGAGAACACGATCACTGGGACGCCGACCTACCTCTCACCAGAGGCCATCACGACCCCCGACGGCGTCGACGCGCAAAGCGATCTCTACGCGCTCGGCGCGGTGGCCTACTTCCTCCTGACGGGCAAGGTCGTCTTTGAGGGCCGAACCGTCATCGAGGTGTGCACCAAGCACCTCGTCGAGACGCCAACGTCGCTGTCGGAGCGAGCGGGCAAGCCGATCGCGGCGGACCTGGAGCAACTCGTACTCTCTTGCCTCGCGAAGCCCCGAGACGCACGCCCGGCCTCCGCCGTGGCGCTGAAGGAGGCGCTCGCGGCTTGCTCCGATCGAGCACGCTACGACGTCGACGCGGCTAAGGAATGGTGGCGCGTTCACGGTGCCACGCTGCAAGACCGGGCCCGCGCGCAGGACCGACGCCCGTCGGCTATCGCCACGATGGCCATCGACCTTCGCGGCCGCGAGGGCGAGCTCGCGTGA